In Antennarius striatus isolate MH-2024 chromosome 8, ASM4005453v1, whole genome shotgun sequence, a single window of DNA contains:
- the dkk2 gene encoding dickkopf-related protein 2 isoform X1 → MLVLTWNGCCVVMFLVAALKTGTSQVSEARPKANSIKPALLEETPTPATNRSTTVHSRVTKKYNILAQQVYPCSNDKECSVGSYCHSPQQAASRCLSCRRRKKRCNRDAMCCPGNRCSNYICVPISESVLSPHISALDEHYKPSAKDHNWRKNGKTHAKHPKHTLKGHEGDPCLRSSDCSEGYCCARHFWTKICKPVLRQGEVCTKQRKKGSHGLEIFQRCDCAKGLSCKVWKDATSSSKSRLHMCQKI, encoded by the exons atgctCGTACTTACTTGGAATGGATGCTGTGTGGTAATGTTTCTCGTCGCTGCGCTGAAGACGGGGACATCCCAGGTATCAGAGGCGCGCCCAAAGGCGAACTCAATCAAGCCAGCTCTTTTGGAAGAGACACCTACACCCGCAACAAACCGCTCGACCACTGTCCACAGCAGGGTCACCAAGAAATATAACATCCTTGCGCAG CAGGTGTATCCATGCAGCAATGACAAAGAGTGCAGTGTGGGAAGCTACTGTCACAGCCCTCAACAGGCTGCGTCTCGCTGTCTCTCCTGCCGCAGGAGGAAGAAGCGCTGCAACCGAGATGCCATGTGCTGCCCTGGCAACCGCTGCAGTAACT aTATTTGTGTCCCTATCTCCGAGAGTGTGCTCTCACCTCACATCTCCGCTTTAGATGAGCATTACAAACCCTCTGCCAAAGACCACAACTGGAGGAAGAATGGGAAGACACATGCTAAGCATCCTAAGCATACTCTTAAAG GGCACGAGGGTGACCCTTGTCTGCGTTCCTCTGATTGCTCGGAGGGCTACTGCTGCGCCCGCCATTTCTGGACCAAAATCTGCAAGCCAGTGCTGAGGCAAGGAGAGGTGTGTACgaagcagaggaagaaaggCTCTCATGGCTTGGAGATCTTCCAACGTTGTGATTGTGCCAAGGGCCTTTCCTGCAAGGTGTGGAAAGATGCCACCTCCTCATCCAAGTCCAGGCTCCACATGTGCCAGAAGATCTGA
- the dkk2 gene encoding dickkopf-related protein 2 isoform X2, translating into MLVLTWNGCCVVMFLVAALKTGTSQVSEARPKANSIKPALLEETPTPATNRSTTVHSRVTKKYNILAQVYPCSNDKECSVGSYCHSPQQAASRCLSCRRRKKRCNRDAMCCPGNRCSNYICVPISESVLSPHISALDEHYKPSAKDHNWRKNGKTHAKHPKHTLKGHEGDPCLRSSDCSEGYCCARHFWTKICKPVLRQGEVCTKQRKKGSHGLEIFQRCDCAKGLSCKVWKDATSSSKSRLHMCQKI; encoded by the exons atgctCGTACTTACTTGGAATGGATGCTGTGTGGTAATGTTTCTCGTCGCTGCGCTGAAGACGGGGACATCCCAGGTATCAGAGGCGCGCCCAAAGGCGAACTCAATCAAGCCAGCTCTTTTGGAAGAGACACCTACACCCGCAACAAACCGCTCGACCACTGTCCACAGCAGGGTCACCAAGAAATATAACATCCTTGCGCAG GTGTATCCATGCAGCAATGACAAAGAGTGCAGTGTGGGAAGCTACTGTCACAGCCCTCAACAGGCTGCGTCTCGCTGTCTCTCCTGCCGCAGGAGGAAGAAGCGCTGCAACCGAGATGCCATGTGCTGCCCTGGCAACCGCTGCAGTAACT aTATTTGTGTCCCTATCTCCGAGAGTGTGCTCTCACCTCACATCTCCGCTTTAGATGAGCATTACAAACCCTCTGCCAAAGACCACAACTGGAGGAAGAATGGGAAGACACATGCTAAGCATCCTAAGCATACTCTTAAAG GGCACGAGGGTGACCCTTGTCTGCGTTCCTCTGATTGCTCGGAGGGCTACTGCTGCGCCCGCCATTTCTGGACCAAAATCTGCAAGCCAGTGCTGAGGCAAGGAGAGGTGTGTACgaagcagaggaagaaaggCTCTCATGGCTTGGAGATCTTCCAACGTTGTGATTGTGCCAAGGGCCTTTCCTGCAAGGTGTGGAAAGATGCCACCTCCTCATCCAAGTCCAGGCTCCACATGTGCCAGAAGATCTGA